Proteins encoded within one genomic window of Thermodesulfovibrionales bacterium:
- a CDS encoding CopD family protein — protein MKTALLFIYHTAMREYVLWCSLFLFLPSPCSATADYARQTGMECKECHVDAVGGGDLTAAGKRFLADMKVRGLYRPLSTPQKIVRFIIGYIHLLTAIVWFGTIFYVHILLKPAYAAKGLPRGELLLGWVSIVILSITGVLLTIARIPSWNVLYTTRFGILLSVKIFLFLIMAATAFVVTFFIGPKLRRKLITRWQIDISRGKQDLTPEELQSFDGKEGRPAFVAYKGKVYDLTGSRYWKDGSHARKHIAGRDLTDALRTAPHGEDRVLAMAEVGKLLGAGQKIPRPLPERVFYILAYMNLVFVFLITFIIALWRWG, from the coding sequence TTGAAGACCGCTCTCCTTTTTATTTATCATACCGCCATGAGAGAATATGTCTTATGGTGCTCTCTCTTCCTGTTTCTGCCGTCACCGTGTTCCGCCACTGCGGACTATGCACGGCAGACCGGGATGGAGTGCAAGGAATGCCATGTCGACGCCGTAGGCGGAGGCGACCTCACGGCCGCAGGAAAGCGGTTCCTCGCTGATATGAAGGTCAGGGGTCTTTACAGACCTCTGTCGACTCCACAGAAAATCGTTCGGTTCATCATCGGGTACATTCATCTCCTCACCGCTATTGTCTGGTTCGGAACTATCTTCTATGTGCATATCCTTTTGAAGCCTGCCTATGCAGCAAAGGGACTGCCACGGGGCGAGCTCCTGCTCGGCTGGGTGTCGATCGTCATCCTCTCGATTACCGGAGTCCTTCTGACCATAGCGAGGATCCCCTCATGGAATGTGCTCTACACCACGCGCTTCGGCATCCTGCTCAGCGTCAAGATCTTTCTCTTCCTGATTATGGCTGCAACGGCATTTGTCGTGACCTTCTTCATTGGGCCGAAGCTCAGGAGAAAACTAATAACGCGGTGGCAAATTGATATCAGCAGAGGGAAGCAGGACCTGACGCCTGAGGAACTCCAGAGCTTTGACGGTAAGGAAGGCAGACCTGCCTTTGTTGCTTATAAAGGAAAGGTCTATGACCTTACCGGGTCCAGGTACTGGAAGGACGGCTCACACGCAAGGAAACATATTGCCGGTCGCGACCTCACCGATGCCCTCAGGACAGCCCCCCATGGAGAAGACAGGGTCCTCGCGATGGCTGAAGTCGGGAAACTCCTTGGAGCAGGGCAGAAGATCCCAAGACCTCTTCCGGAAAGGGTATTCTATATTCTCGCCTATATGAACCTTGTCTTTGTTTTTCTCATAACCTTCATCATAGCGCTCTGGAGATGGGGCTAG
- a CDS encoding NUDIX hydrolase, whose protein sequence is MGKYTIVHREPVWEGRYLRCLKLTYRDSEGALRNWETVERVNCDGVVAIVPITDQGEVLLIRQFRPAVKNYVVEFPAGLNDRGERHEDAALRELREETGYEAAEIIFLAEGPLSSGSSSEVLTVFLARGLQFKGIEGRDETEDIEVLKIPLDQVEEELARFVSKGDFIDLKIFGFMELAKKHGHDRQEQKP, encoded by the coding sequence ATGGGCAAGTATACGATCGTTCACAGAGAGCCGGTCTGGGAAGGAAGATACCTCAGATGCCTCAAACTGACCTACAGGGATTCTGAAGGGGCGCTGAGGAATTGGGAGACTGTCGAGAGAGTCAATTGCGACGGTGTTGTCGCGATTGTTCCGATCACTGATCAGGGGGAGGTGCTCCTGATCAGACAATTCAGACCTGCCGTGAAGAATTACGTAGTAGAATTCCCTGCGGGCCTGAATGACAGAGGCGAGAGGCATGAGGATGCCGCGTTGAGGGAACTCCGGGAAGAGACAGGATACGAGGCCGCCGAGATCATTTTTCTTGCAGAAGGTCCGCTCTCAAGCGGCTCATCGAGCGAGGTCCTGACCGTCTTTCTTGCGAGGGGGCTTCAGTTCAAAGGCATAGAGGGAAGGGACGAAACCGAAGATATCGAGGTGTTGAAAATCCCCCTTGACCAGGTGGAAGAGGAACTGGCCCGGTTTGTGAGCAAGGGGGATTTCATAGACCTTAAGATATTCGGGTTCATGGAACTGGCGAAGAAGCATGGACATGATCGACAAGAACAGAAGCCTTGA
- a CDS encoding Hsp20/alpha crystallin family protein: MAIRNLVPFGKKGVPVRREEESPFALLRREMDTLFDNFFRGFDMEPFEGRFGAFSPRVDVTEKDKEIKVSAELPGMDEKDINVSIHDNMLTIEGEKKEEKEDKGKDYYRIERSYGSFSRTIPLPLEVETDKVEATFKKGVLVVTLPKTAKAVAETKKIAVTTD, translated from the coding sequence ATGGCTATCAGGAACCTTGTACCCTTTGGAAAGAAAGGTGTTCCGGTGAGACGTGAGGAGGAGAGTCCCTTTGCCCTGCTGAGGCGTGAGATGGACACTCTCTTCGACAACTTTTTCCGCGGTTTTGATATGGAGCCTTTTGAGGGTCGCTTCGGCGCCTTCAGTCCAAGAGTCGACGTGACAGAGAAGGACAAGGAGATCAAAGTTTCCGCAGAGCTTCCTGGCATGGATGAAAAGGACATTAACGTATCGATCCATGACAATATGCTGACCATTGAAGGCGAGAAAAAAGAAGAAAAAGAAGACAAGGGAAAAGACTACTACAGGATAGAGCGCTCCTATGGCTCCTTCAGCAGGACTATCCCACTTCCTCTTGAAGTCGAAACTGATAAGGTCGAAGCCACGTTTAAAAAGGGTGTGCTCGTCGTAACGCTTCCAAAAACAGCCAAGGCTGTGGCAGAAACGAAGAAGATCGCCGTAACGACTGACTAA
- the bioA gene encoding adenosylmethionine--8-amino-7-oxononanoate transaminase, with product MDMIDKNRSLEGLDKRYIWHPFTQMKDWLDERPVIISEGKDCFLKDIYGNWYLDGVSSLWVNMHGHRKRELDDAIRTQLAKIAHSTMLGLSNEPAITLAERLIGLLHTAASPHNDSSSIAPPLSKVFYSDNGSTAVEVALKMAFQYWLHKGMSGRTAFLSLENAYHGDTLGAVSVGGIDIFHKAFGPLLFQTYRAPSPYCYRCTFDESHPDCTFRCLGAMEDILKKHSEEIAAVIVEPLVQAAGGMIVSPPGYLRGVRELSTRYRVLMIADEVATGFGRTGRMFACEHEAVIPDILCLSKGLTGGYLPLAATVATDEIYNAFLGEFRDLKTFFHGHSYTGNPLGCAAALACLDIFHNEDTLGQLRPKIERMESFLKDIAFLDHVGNVRSRGLMAGIELVRDKATKEPYPWEERMGWRVAHYAKAKGIFIRPLGNIVVIMPPLSIVIENLERLMSVIAEGIRSVTA from the coding sequence ATGGACATGATCGACAAGAACAGAAGCCTTGAAGGGCTCGATAAACGGTACATCTGGCATCCCTTTACACAGATGAAGGACTGGCTTGATGAGAGACCCGTCATCATCTCTGAAGGCAAAGACTGCTTTCTCAAGGACATTTACGGGAACTGGTATCTTGACGGGGTCTCTTCATTATGGGTCAATATGCACGGCCACCGGAAAAGGGAACTTGACGATGCGATCAGGACGCAACTCGCGAAGATCGCCCACAGCACCATGCTCGGGCTGAGCAACGAACCGGCGATCACCTTGGCCGAGAGACTTATAGGATTATTGCACACGGCAGCGTCGCCCCACAACGATTCATCCTCCATCGCTCCTCCTTTATCCAAGGTTTTTTACTCTGATAATGGTTCCACTGCCGTTGAGGTGGCCCTCAAGATGGCCTTTCAATATTGGCTTCATAAGGGGATGTCCGGCAGAACCGCTTTCCTCTCCCTCGAGAATGCCTATCACGGCGACACCCTCGGCGCAGTGAGCGTCGGGGGCATCGACATCTTTCACAAGGCCTTTGGTCCACTTCTCTTCCAGACGTACAGGGCGCCGTCACCATACTGCTACCGATGCACGTTCGATGAAAGCCATCCAGACTGTACCTTCCGCTGTCTCGGCGCCATGGAGGACATTCTGAAGAAGCACTCGGAAGAGATCGCCGCCGTCATTGTCGAACCCCTTGTTCAGGCAGCAGGCGGTATGATCGTGAGTCCACCGGGCTACCTTAGAGGGGTGAGGGAGTTATCTACGCGGTACCGAGTGCTCATGATAGCCGATGAGGTGGCAACAGGTTTTGGAAGGACGGGAAGGATGTTCGCCTGCGAGCACGAAGCAGTCATCCCAGATATCCTTTGCCTGTCAAAGGGGCTGACAGGAGGGTATCTGCCCCTCGCGGCAACCGTAGCCACCGACGAGATCTATAACGCCTTTCTTGGCGAGTTCAGGGATCTGAAGACCTTCTTCCATGGCCATTCCTATACCGGCAATCCCCTGGGATGTGCGGCGGCACTCGCCTGCCTGGACATCTTTCACAACGAGGACACCCTCGGACAGCTGAGACCGAAGATCGAAAGGATGGAATCTTTCTTGAAGGATATAGCCTTTCTCGACCATGTCGGGAACGTGAGGAGCAGGGGGCTCATGGCAGGCATTGAGCTTGTCAGGGACAAGGCTACAAAGGAGCCATACCCCTGGGAAGAGAGGATGGGATGGCGTGTTGCCCATTATGCAAAGGCAAAGGGCATCTTCATACGGCCCCTCGGAAATATTGTCGTGATCATGCCTCCCCTCAGCATCGTCATCGAGAATCTGGAACGGCTCATGAGCGTCATAGCAGAAGGCATACGATCCGTTACGGCATAG
- a CDS encoding MOSC domain-containing protein — translation MTEKRTAIESLNIGLPRKEIFQDREIFTGICKRPVSGPIGLGKTGFEGDGVGDLKHHGGFDKAVCVYSMDHYPFWEKLLGIRLPAAAFGENLSLSNLLEEEVCIGDIFDLGTAIIQVSQPRQPCSTLAARYGKTDFIKLVIDSGRTGFYCRVLQEGIVERESPFTLREQDSRGITIAFANHIYHHDRTNCEGLRRVLDVPALSESWRHSFHELIKKCE, via the coding sequence ATGACTGAGAAAAGGACCGCCATTGAATCATTGAATATCGGCCTGCCGAGAAAGGAGATCTTCCAGGACAGGGAGATCTTCACCGGGATCTGCAAACGTCCTGTATCCGGCCCCATAGGGCTCGGGAAGACGGGGTTTGAAGGTGACGGGGTCGGGGATCTGAAACATCATGGAGGGTTTGACAAGGCTGTTTGTGTCTACAGCATGGATCATTATCCCTTCTGGGAGAAGCTTCTCGGAATCAGATTGCCTGCTGCTGCCTTTGGCGAGAACCTCTCTCTTTCCAATCTCCTTGAAGAGGAAGTCTGCATCGGAGACATCTTCGACCTGGGAACGGCGATCATACAGGTGAGCCAGCCCCGGCAGCCCTGCAGTACTCTCGCGGCCCGGTATGGGAAGACCGATTTCATCAAGCTCGTCATAGATTCAGGCCGTACCGGATTTTATTGCAGGGTGCTTCAGGAGGGCATCGTAGAAAGGGAGAGTCCTTTTACCTTGAGAGAGCAGGACTCCCGTGGGATAACAATCGCCTTTGCCAACCATATTTACCATCATGACAGGACGAATTGTGAAGGGTTGAGAAGGGTCCTCGATGTGCCTGCCCTTTCCGAGTCATGGCGTCACTCTTTCCACGAATTAATCAAGAAGTGCGAGTAA
- a CDS encoding deoxyribonuclease IV has translation MKRRLGVHTSIAGGVHLSMERAKELGCNTAQIFSHNPRIWSVGSIPQGSVSLFRELRRVYDINPVFIHTSYLINLAASNSDTLERSVTLLMKEMDLADLLGAEYVVLHTGSASGDAEETARKRAIESLKRISREKSWEARLLLENTAGERGDISSRIRDLAEIIDGTDSPLIGGVTLDTCHAFQAGYELTSEKGLAMMMAEAEKALGLESIRLIHLNDSKRSFHSGVDRHEHIGAGTIGKRGIERLINHPALMEAPLVLETPKKSEDDDRRNMAIVRRFLKPAEHLTRTS, from the coding sequence GTGAAGAGAAGGCTCGGAGTGCATACATCCATTGCCGGAGGTGTTCATCTCTCGATGGAGAGGGCAAAGGAACTCGGCTGCAACACCGCCCAGATCTTTTCCCACAACCCGAGGATATGGTCTGTGGGCAGCATACCGCAGGGTTCGGTTTCACTCTTCCGGGAACTGCGAAGGGTCTATGATATTAACCCGGTCTTCATTCACACCTCCTACCTCATAAATCTTGCGGCTTCAAATAGCGATACCCTTGAGAGATCGGTAACGCTCCTCATGAAGGAAATGGACCTGGCAGATCTCCTCGGCGCGGAATATGTCGTGCTTCACACGGGCAGCGCATCGGGAGATGCCGAAGAGACTGCACGGAAAAGGGCTATTGAATCCCTCAAGAGAATATCGAGGGAGAAGAGCTGGGAAGCGAGACTCCTCCTCGAAAATACTGCGGGCGAGAGGGGAGACATATCATCGCGTATCAGGGACCTTGCAGAGATCATCGACGGGACTGACAGCCCGTTGATCGGCGGCGTGACCTTAGACACCTGTCATGCCTTTCAGGCAGGCTATGAGTTGACGAGCGAAAAAGGATTGGCCATGATGATGGCAGAGGCTGAGAAAGCCCTCGGTCTGGAAAGCATAAGACTCATTCACCTGAACGACTCAAAGAGGTCCTTTCATTCAGGAGTTGACAGGCATGAACATATCGGTGCGGGGACGATCGGCAAGAGGGGGATTGAAAGGCTCATCAACCATCCCGCACTGATGGAGGCCCCCCTGGTCCTTGAGACGCCGAAAAAAAGCGAAGACGATGACAGAAGGAATATGGCGATCGTCAGAAGATTCCTGAAGCCTGCCGAACATCTTACTCGCACTTCTTGA
- a CDS encoding cupin domain-containing protein: MEVLDLKKLITFHPDRISREMLSDKPEMRIALMCLNPGQKLDPHKAPMRLLMYCVQGRGTFIVGGERREADEKTCILCDPMVPHGFEADKGEKLVVMAVVTPAD; this comes from the coding sequence ATGGAAGTATTGGATCTCAAGAAGTTGATAACATTTCATCCTGACAGGATTTCGAGGGAGATGCTCTCTGATAAGCCTGAGATGCGCATCGCCCTCATGTGTCTGAATCCCGGCCAGAAGCTCGACCCTCACAAGGCGCCGATGAGGCTCCTCATGTACTGTGTACAAGGCAGGGGCACCTTCATTGTCGGCGGCGAACGCAGGGAGGCCGACGAGAAGACCTGCATCCTCTGCGACCCGATGGTGCCCCATGGCTTCGAAGCGGATAAGGGAGAGAAGCTTGTCGTCATGGCAGTTGTGACGCCGGCTGATTAG
- a CDS encoding alpha/beta fold hydrolase — MYFRTSDNLNLYYETQGNVRSKRSLVFLNGLAQSTLAWMLTVPAFEREFSIILLDFIFQGRSDKEGEVRDFDRHATDVKGLLESLKAERVNLIGISYGSLVAQHFAVNYPGMLERLVLLSTFAQKTPYYDALEFSWQRALDVGGYPLMLDIMLPVVLGEGYFENPLIPLESLKRSRIEANNDPWALKKLMAAIHLRGDYREELKKIKAPTLVIHGERDVLFPVHMGREAADLIPGSRFEVIPGVGHTLNLEAIPQTVALMNNFLRTA, encoded by the coding sequence ATGTATTTTAGGACTTCTGACAATCTGAACCTCTATTACGAGACACAGGGGAATGTCCGATCAAAGAGATCCCTCGTCTTTCTGAACGGCCTCGCCCAATCGACGCTGGCATGGATGCTCACGGTCCCGGCCTTCGAACGGGAATTCAGCATAATCCTCCTCGACTTCATCTTCCAGGGCCGGTCTGATAAAGAAGGGGAGGTCCGTGATTTTGACCGGCACGCCACAGATGTGAAGGGACTGCTCGAGTCTCTGAAGGCTGAGAGGGTGAACCTTATCGGCATATCATACGGGAGCCTCGTTGCGCAGCACTTTGCCGTAAACTATCCCGGAATGCTCGAAAGACTGGTCCTCCTCTCCACCTTCGCGCAAAAGACTCCATATTATGACGCCCTTGAGTTTTCCTGGCAGAGGGCCCTTGATGTCGGCGGTTATCCCCTCATGCTCGATATCATGCTCCCCGTCGTCCTCGGTGAAGGCTATTTCGAAAACCCTCTCATTCCTCTGGAATCATTGAAGAGGTCGCGCATTGAGGCGAACAACGACCCATGGGCGCTCAAGAAACTTATGGCAGCCATACATCTGAGAGGGGATTACCGTGAAGAGCTCAAGAAGATTAAGGCGCCTACATTGGTCATTCATGGTGAGAGGGATGTGTTGTTCCCCGTCCACATGGGAAGGGAAGCAGCAGACTTAATTCCCGGAAGCAGGTTTGAGGTGATTCCGGGCGTTGGACACACCCTCAATCTTGAAGCGATACCGCAGACTGTGGCTTTGATGAACAACTTCCTTCGAACGGCTTAG